CACACACACTCGTAATAATTATATCAAATAATATTCATCGaccaaaaaaaagtcaaaagaaaGTACGAAACTCTTCCTTTATTCTTGTTGATGTAAAAAAAGTGGGAGCAGGGtattgttcttttatttttaaagccTAGATAACTctttaatttatcaaaaaaagttttattttaaaaatatcaatgaGGCGCAACTCAATGTAGATCTAGATGATACTTGATATTATAATTATATCTCATATcaatgtttgtattttataatttctaataaaatataaatttttataaataattttgaatatttaCACTTTAATATTCgtaattaaattatgaaaatatattattaattaattttaaaattacatctaaaaatttattgaaaattataaaaatattttacccaATGTTATGAATTCACATACAGTCGCATGTGAGACAATCACATGTGaggcatgtgtgtgtgtgaatccTGGTACAATATATAAGTCAGCTAATGAATCATGACgtttaaaatttgaaaagtaATCGTGTCCTCCTTCTCCGGTCTTCTCTTAAAAGGACTCTCAGTCTCATGATTAATTACAAACACTCACATGTATAAATACTCCAATCCTCTCATCAATTTTACATCATTCCATTCCCTTCCCCCAAAAAAACAGAGATCCAGCAAGAGTGAGAATGATAGTCAGAGAGAAGGTTTTCGGCTGCAGTTTATGGCAACCCCAGGCCCGTTACTGGCCGCCGCCGCCGCCCTCTATTGGGCCGCCGGACCTCTTCTACGTGGTGCTCAACATGAACCATGTCCTCCACAAATGCTACCTAACCCCCACCGGCCACCGCGTCCTTCTCGCCGCAGCCAATCGGCGGTCCCAAACCACCGTCCCCGTCTTCCCCGAGGCGCCGGCCGACGACGCTGCCGTGGGCGCCGCGCTGTCCCCTTTTCTCTCTGCAATCGGCGCCGGGCCTATCGACCGCGACCGAATGCTCCAAAAGCTCGCGCGATACAGGAGAAGCGATGCCTGCGTGCCCGGCTGCATCGCCATGACCGTTGCGGCTGTGACCGTGGAACTGTACGCGGAGAGTGAGGTCCTCGAAACCGAAAGTGCGATGGAGGCATCTTTGGTTGAGGCGGCGGAATTCAGGGCGGTGCCAGCGACGACGGCGTCTGTCGCAGCCCTGGAGACGGCGACAGTCGACGGTCCGAGTTCTGGGTCGAGCACGGGTTCCGGGTCCGTCTGCGTAATCTGCCTGGAAGAATTTCTGGTAGGATCGGAGGTCCGACGAATGCCGTGCTCTCATGTTTTCCATGGAGATTGTATCGTTCAGTGGCTCGGGAAAAGCCACTTCTGTCCCTTGTGCCGCTTTTCTATGCCGCACTGATTTtcttcccttattttttttttcttattttttggtagaaaaaaaaatatcaagtATATCAAGAAGTATATGCATCAGCTTGATTCTTACACCGAATGTATTTCATAATTTCTCTTTTAGATATTTGGGTTAGCAATAATcctatttttattgtatatagatTCGTCACAAACTCACATAGTCATATATACCAAATAGAATAGGCGGGTAGTCATAATATTTTGCCCAATCTACTTTTAGCTACCATAAGAGCTTATGATTGTCATACTAATCATTTTTCTAGAGTAGAGTTATTGATAAAATTTAGTAATAGTTATTTGCCTTTCTTTATTCTTCAAAGGCTTAAGTTCTATTgcaattttaattcttttgtgCAGATAAATTCACATGCAAAATGATACATAGAAATATAATTACATTCACTCATTTGAAACTGTaagatttagatttgtgtgaatgtatacaaaatattttttatagacCCAGACATGTAAAGTTTAAAACCGTACTTCCAAACACGGTTCATGATCCcttaaaattgaaacaaattATTTTAACATCTAAGTAGTAGCTTAATCTCTTTGTATCATAATGACTCTATTTTCCTATATCTCTCTAATTTTAAATCAAGATGTTATTTTAATTGAAAAGTCATAGTGCTGCAGACTGAAACTTGATGtctaatttatttaaatttttgtcCTAAAATGTAATTAACACATAATTAattgtgagaaaaaaaaataaaagtttatctttataattttatatttttgtgcatattaaaaatatgaatgcAGCAGAGTATTtgaaaatattgataaatttatatgaataaaatgatatttataaaaattgcacatagtatataaaatttcaaaaatttgcgGACATGTATAtttgatataaatttatttgcaaCGGActaatttaaatgtaaaattaattgagaaaaataaaatacagaTTTGAACCATACTAATATTGAATGAGGATTTAAAATAAAGATCATAGGATGTCTATTAGTTTTTATGTATTGTTTTTGTTAGGGGTTTTATGGTGGCCTAGTAGGTTCTTTTGTATTGTCATTTGTTGTtagtaattttaaaaaagaaactaCTACCTTGTTCGTGATAATTGGATGGCTTGCAATTGTTTAATGTTGGAGGGATTAAGTTAGTTTTTTTATGAGTAATGCATTGAATGaactacttttatttttttttttttttttttttttttgggtacgaCCCGGGTATCCGCctaccgtcaacgacgtccgttttacggtccgtcgcaccggccagcgactaatcccacgccccgtgaATGAACTACTTTTATTATTGCTGTTATTGTTTGATGTAAATTGTTGGGTGCATGTGTTTTTCTCCATTACTAAATTACTTTCAATTCTTTTCAATGCTAACCTATCATGGTGCCTTGATGACACCAGTCTAGTTTGGACACCGATCTAGATATGTAAGTTTGGTTTTGCTTATCCATGTTCTCATTGTTTCCATAATAATTTAATCCATTTTAGTCCTTATTAGTGCAATTATTGTTTTCAACTTGACAAGTAAACATTAAACGACTACCAAATTGTAAATACGTTTATGCAAGTTAATAGTTTCATGTAAGAGTGTAGTAATTAGAGCACAAGCAGTGCTCACCCTACAATTGCTTGATTACTATAGTATTGTGTATGAACTATGAATTGTACAGCAAAATTTAAACACAACAAACAATGAAAAACGTATGTGAAACACATACACGCAGTATATCTGAAAGCAAAACTCAACAATataaagatttacgtggtttgacaaagCATATGTCCACGGAGCAATCGGCAAAGGTTTTCACTATGAgaatcacaaagtacacaatacaatacaatacaataaaatACAATGATCTTCCACTCTCAGAATATACCCATAACGGAATATTTATAAACACttcggaggcttccctccaaacaCTCAACCATATTAAtgctcacattcaaattttgaaatctgtCTCGCTGCCCCGAGAAAATCAGTCGACTGATTAGGCCAATCAGTCGACCAATTCAGACAGAATGTAAATGTCTACATTTAAATTAATGAGTTGACTGATTTGGCCAATCAGTCGATAGTTTCCTGCTGCTGCTCTGCACAAGttacttcaaatatttttctttctttgtttatgcactccatcaagtatatgagtaacaaaaacacaacaatctccaccttggcaagtatacgccccttaggagaatctgaAAACATATCtcattgctccaccttgaccttggaacgTTAGGTTAGGttcgtctcccttctagcacttggagacatgaagtaagttcaagcaatgcttgaactttttagtAGTAACTGGTTTTGTCAAAATATCCACTGcattttcagatgtgtgaaccttctcaaatagaagttcacctgaagtaatcattTCTCGGACcttgtggaaccttacatcaatatgcttggttatagcatggtacacttgattcttcgctaAGTAGATAGCGCTTTAGCCATCACAATGTAgcacaaccccattttgttgtatacccaactctttgaccaaactgGTAAGCTATAAgacttcctttgcagtttcggcaactttcatatattcagatttagttGTAGATAATGTCATcaaggattgtaccatggacctccaacatatagATTCTCCCACAAGGGTAAAGACATAATTCGTTGTAAACCTTATGTCATCCATATCCCTTGCATAATCAACATCAACAAATCCAACAACTAATGGACTATCTTGTTGCTTTCCGAATATAATGCCATAACTAGAAGTACTCCATAAGTATCTGAAAacccatttgacggcttcccagtGTTGTCTAcctagattagaaagaaacttactcaccacactcactccATGTGCTCAGTCTGGTCTTGTACACaaatggcatacattaaactccccacaacactggCATaaaggacctttgacatatcgcGAATATAATCATCCGTACTTAGGCATTCAGcaatagacaatttaaaatgactcgctagaggtgtacataccgatttagcatcagccatgctggacctttccaacaccttctctatataaccgccctgagataaccacaacctccctgcagttttgtcttagcgaatctccatcccaagtatcttcttggcttgaccaagatctttcatgtcaaactctttatgcaacagatcctttaacttatttacctcagttaaatctttcaCAGCTATAAACATGTCATTgacatacaacaataagaaaataagagaaccatcaacAAGCTTATTCACATACATAtaacagtcatactcacatcttctgtagccaatcttgatcatataggaatcaaatttttttgtaccattgccttggagactgttttagctCGTAAATAGATTTcgtcaacttgcaaactaagtgttcTTTCCCTAGTTCACTGAATCACTCTGTCTATATCATATAATTctattcctccaagtcaccatggagaaatgtcgtcttcacatccatttattCCAAATacagatcataatgagctactaaccctaacactaccctaatggaagtgtgtcgTACCATAGGTGAAAAGATTtaatcataatctattccctttttcTGTGAGTTCCATTTTACCACTaactgtgccttgaatttctctccttccttttctagaAACTGCTTCCTTCTTCCCatatacccatttacaacctactgctctcttcccatttggaagctccaccaactcctaagtttgattcttatgcagcgattccatttcctcaatcatagcacccatccacctGCTTTTCTCTTAACTGtacactgcctcttgaaaagtagttagatcattgcaactagtaatgAAAGCaaaagatactaactcttcaaactcatACCTTGGCGGTAGTCTAATAGTGCGTTTGGATCTCCGTATCAGAATATTGTCGACTTGTTGGTTTcccaagctagaactccctataACCATAGGACCAAGATCATTGTCattgccctgagtttctaactccacctacacaacatctTCGTCTCTATTCCATTTTTCTGGCTCATGTTTCTCTTCATCAAATTCTTGAGCACGCTTCACCATAgttttctcatcgaaaactatatctttactgatcaccaccttgtttgccattagatcccaCAACCTGTACCCCTTCACAcctttttgatatcccaaaaagatgcaatgtctagactttgcatcaagtttcgaTCTCTCCTCCCTAGACACGTAAACATAAGCTGGACAgctgaataccttcaatccgaaatagtctactgcatttcccatccaTACCTTTTCAgccactttcccctctagtgatgcccttggtgatcggtttaccaaGAAATAAGTCATACtgactgcctcggcccagaattTCTTTAATAGACTtgcattaagcctgagacaccgagctctttcagttagagttcgattcatccttttaaccacaccattttgttgaggtgtccggcGAACAATAAAATGTCTCTTAATGCTCTACTGCTcccaaaactccatgaacctagaatcacCATACTCAGTCTCATTGTCTAACCTAAGACATTTGATTCTTCTCCCTGTCTGGTTTTTCATttcagctttccacaacttaaacctgGCAAACGTATTAGACTTGTGTCGTCAACATGTCCACCTCTTGATGCCACTCTAACcggcccccaaacatcagaatatatgtaatcaagaataccttccatCTTGTGAatgaattatttaaatttttctctattttgtttcccaagaacacaaatcttacaaaaattcaatttacattttttcatacctttcaagagtttcctcttgtgaaattatttcataccatgttcacccatatgcctaagctgcatatgccacaaaacggtttcatcaaattcagTATCTATGGCTACAGCACCACCTACAAtagtagttccctgcaatgtataaatatttccagctaatttttttcctttcatcaccgtcagattacctttccacaCTTTAATAATCCCacttttggacttgtaattgaatccattatAATCCACAGTAGCAAGTGAGATGAGAATCTTCCGTAGGAccggtatgtgtcttacattactcaaggttctcatagcatcatcaaacattttaattttaacacTTCCAATGTCAATGAttttacaagaaacatcattgccCCTAAGGACTGAACTAGAATTTATCAacctgtaagtggtgaaccactccttatttggagtcatatggtaagaacatgccgaaTCTAGAATCCATGAGTCCGTGAGGCGATCCAAACCTGAAActgaaagtacatcaccatcactacaaactgaatttccttcttgaactacatttgctgattttgaaaTCCTTTCATGTTATTCAACATTTCCTCTCTTCCAATCCAGACACATTGGTTTAACGTACCCCTTTTTACCGCAGTTATAACATTagatatcctttttttttttcttagattgAGTTCGGgatttttgactcgatccatttctgaattttcctttcccacgatcatggttacctttcaccacaaacaatacattgtaatttaacattctcaaacacatgcagaataaatcatatcacatttttattttcaatttatttccaatatttcttgcatctcatacatatatcatagttcaacacagaaacttcattttactcatgccacacaatttaacaacatatttcatacgtttATTGTAAAATAAGTtaacccacattcatcattaatatactgagaatatacatttaatttcttacaaaattatccataaaatatgtcattttaactttctattttcgcaaataatatctAGTAATATAGCCCTATGCTTTATAATTCAAATGATCGGCTTTTCAGAAGTCACGTGAAAAtcatatgcatatacatataaaatttccatttttcactGGTTATTTCCTCAgaaatcctgatttaatatattccccttaccttgtttcctgaactacgccaatagggatccTAAAACGATgtctgcggtgctcacccgaaccctgattcaataaccctaa
This region of Malania oleifera isolate guangnan ecotype guangnan chromosome 10, ASM2987363v1, whole genome shotgun sequence genomic DNA includes:
- the LOC131166659 gene encoding E3 ubiquitin-protein ligase At1g12760-like, whose translation is MIVREKVFGCSLWQPQARYWPPPPPSIGPPDLFYVVLNMNHVLHKCYLTPTGHRVLLAAANRRSQTTVPVFPEAPADDAAVGAALSPFLSAIGAGPIDRDRMLQKLARYRRSDACVPGCIAMTVAAVTVELYAESEVLETESAMEASLVEAAEFRAVPATTASVAALETATVDGPSSGSSTGSGSVCVICLEEFLVGSEVRRMPCSHVFHGDCIVQWLGKSHFCPLCRFSMPH